Proteins from a genomic interval of Oncorhynchus kisutch isolate 150728-3 linkage group LG28, Okis_V2, whole genome shotgun sequence:
- the LOC109872591 gene encoding ubiquitin-conjugating enzyme E2 G1-like, protein MTEPQAALLLRRQLAELNKNPVEGFSAGLIDDNDLYRWEVLIIGPPDTCYEGGVFKAHLTFPKDYPLRPPKMTFITDIWHPNVDKNGDVCISILHEPGEDKYGYEKPEERWLPIHTVETIMISVISMLADPNGDSPANVDAAKEWREDRHGEFKRKVARCVRKSQETAFE, encoded by the exons atgacggAGCCTCAGGCAGCACTGTTACTCAGGAGACAGCTGGCAG AGCTCAATAAGAACCCAGTGGAGGGATTCTCAGCAGGTTTGATAGACGATAACGACCTCTACAGATGGGAAGTCTTAATCATCGGCCCACCAGACACATGCTA TGAAGGTGGTGTGTTTAAAGCACATCTCACGTTTCCCAAAGACTACCCTCTCAGGCCACCTAAAATGACATTTATCACAGATATATGGCACCCTAATG TTGACAAGAACGGTGACGTATGTATATCTATTTTACATGAGCCTGGTGAGGATAAGTACGGCTATGAGAAGCCTGAGGAGCGCTGGCTGCCCATCCACACAGTGGAAACCATCATGATTAGTGTTATCTCTATGTTGGCGGACCCGAACGGAGACTCGCCTGCCAATGTCGACGCTGCA AAAGAGTGGAGGGAAGACCGACATGGGGAATTCAAAAGAAAAGTGGCCCGTTGTGTAAGAAAGAGCCAAGAGACTGCCTTTGAGTGA